CGGTTGAGCGCGATCTTGATGTTGACCTCGTTGTCCGAACAATCGACGCCCGCCGAATTGTCGATGAAGTCGGTGTTGATCCGTCCGCCAAGGCTCGCGAACGCGATGCGTGCGGCCTGAGTCACGCCGAGATTGGCACCCTCACCAAGCGCCTTGGCGCGAAGCTGCTCGGCGTTGACGCGGATGCGGTCGTTGGCGGGATCGCCGACATCAACATGGCTCTCCGACGCTGCCTTTACATAGGTGCCGATGCCGCCGAACCACAGCAGGTCGACCTGCGCCTTGAGGATTGCCGACAACAGGCTGGTCGGATCGATCTCCGCGACATCGAGCCCGAGCATCGCCTGGACTTCAGGGCTCAGCGGGATCGACTTTTCGGTGCGCGCGAACACGCCGCCGCCCTTCGAGATAAGCTCGGGATTATAATCCGCCCAGCTGGAGCGCGGCAGCGCGAACATCCGCGAGCGCTCGTCCCAGCTCTTCGCGGGATCGGGATCAGGATCGAGGAAGATATGGCGGTGGTCGAACGCGGCGACGAGCTTGATAGACTTGCTGAGCAGCATGCCGTTGCCGAACACGTCGCCCGACATATCGCCACAGCCGGCGACGCGCACCGGTTCGGACTGCACGTCGACGCCCATTTCGAGGAAGTGGCGGCGGACCGACACCCACGCGCCCTTGGCGGTGATGCCCATCGCCTTGTGATCATAACCGTGCGACCCGCCCGAGGCGAAGGCGTCGCCCAGCCAGAAGTTGCGCTCGACGGCGATTGCATTGGCTACGTCGGAGAAGGTCGCAGTGCCCTTGTCGGCGGCGACGACGAAATACGGGTCCTCGCCATCGAGGATCGCCACGCCTTCTGGATGTACCACCATACCCGCGACGATGTTGTCGGTGATCGACAGCAGTGAGCGGATGAAAATGCGGTAACTCTCGGTGCCCTCGGCCAGCCACGCGTCGCGGTCCTGTGCGGGCGACGGCAGCAGCTTGGGATAGAAGCCGCCCTTCGCACCGGTTGGCACGATCACGGCGTTCTTGACGCGCTGCGCCTTCATCAGCCCGAGGATCTCGGTACGGAAGTCGTCGCGGCGATCGGACCAGCGCAGCCCGCCGCGCGCGACCGGGCCGGCGCGCAGATGGATGCCTTCGACACGGGGGCTGTATACCCAGATCTCACGCCAGGGCAGCGGCGCCGGGAGTCCAGGCACCTTGGCGGAATCGAGCTTGAACGCCAGTGCCTCGGCCGACGCCGGAGCGAATGCGTTCGTGCGCAGCGTGGCCAGCACGACGCCGCGCAACGTGCGCAGGATGCGGTCGTCGTCGATCGCCGAGACCCGGTCGAGCCCGACATCGATCGCCTTGGCCGCCGCCTTGACGGCATTGTCGTCCTTGCCAGCACGCGCAGGGTCGTGCGCGGCTTCGAACCGCTCAATCAGCGCTGCGGCGACCGCGGGGGCGCGGCGCAGCGCGTCGACCACCGTGGCCATGCCGTAGCTCAGCCCGGTCTGGCGCAGATAGCGGAACCAGGCGCGGAACAGCACCACCGCGCTTGCGCGCATGCCGCCCTCGACGATCAGCCGGTTGAACAAATCGTTCTCGGCGCGACCCTCCAGCACTGCGGCGATCGCATCTTCGACAAGCTGAGGCTCGGCGGCGAGCGCTCTGGAATCGCCGGTCAGCGCGACTTCGAAATCATGGACGAAGCTGCCATTGGCGAGCTGGGTCGGCACCTCTTCGAGCACGCGGAAGCCGAAATTCTCGAACACCGGCACGGCGTCGGACAGCGCCAGCGCGCCGCCCTGGGCATAGAGCTTGATCCGGTACGCGCCCTTCTTGCTCGGGTGCGGGGTGATCCGCACCGAACGCGCCCCCGGCGCCTCCAGCGTCGCGATGCGCAGGACGTCGCGCGCCGCCTCTTCGGGCGACGTCGTGGTGCGATAGACCGCGGGGAAGGCACTGGCATAGCGTAGCGCCAGTCGCGTGGAGGCGCTGCCGGCCTGTTCGACCAGCGCTGCCTCGACCGCCGGCACCCAGCCGCGCAGCATCCGCTCAAGCCGCGCATCGAGCTCGGCTGCATCGGGCATGACGCCGCCGCCGCGCAAGTCGAGCGTGTAGCGCAGCAGGGCGACGACGCCGTCCTCCAGCGCGATCGACCAGTTGATCAGCTTGGCATGGGCTGCCTCGCTCAGCATCTCGCCGATCGCCTCGCGGCGGCCGGTCGAGATCTCGTCGCGCGGCAGCCAGGCGAAGGCGAACAGATGCCGCCCAAGCAGGCTGCGCACCAGCACCAGCTTCGAACGCGGCCGGTCGGCAACCGACATGGTGGTGAGCACCAAGGTCTCGAGCGACGCTGCGTCGAATGCCGTGGTCAGATCATGCGGCAGCGCGGTCAGCGCATGCGCCATCGCCTTGCCGGTATGCCCCTTGGGATCGAAGCCGAACTTTTTCTCGAGGCCCGCCAGCCGCGCGCGCAGCACCGGCACGTCCTGCGGATCGGCGAACAGCGCCGCGCTGGTCCACAACCCCGAATGGATCGACAGCCCGGTCACTTCGGCGCCGGTGAGGATCGGCACCACGACGATGTCGAGCGGCACGCGGCGATGCACCGTCGAGATCGAATTGGACTTGAGCAGCAGCGGCGTCTCGCCGCCCTTGCGGAAATGCTCGACCGCGGCCTGTCGCGAAGCCTCGGCGAGGATCGGGGTTTCCAGCGTGTAGCGCGCCAGCCCGAGCTGATCGGAGACGCTGCCGTCGGCGCGCCACTTCTCGTGCCCGAGCAGCGTCATCGCGCCGTCATGGAACCAGCGCAGCAGCGCCTTGCCTTCGTCGGACGACAGATCGGCCGCGTCGGCGACGATCGCCGCCTGGAGCGCGCGCCAGTCCTCGACCGCGCTGCGCACCTGCGCCAGCGTATTCTCTATCTCGGAGACGAGTGCGCGGCGCGTGCGTGCGTCGCTGCGCTCCATCTCGATATAGATCATCGATTCGCGGCGCGCCGCGGCAGCGTCGGGGCCGATCGAGACCAGCTTGCCCTCGCCATCGCGCTCGACGGCGATCACGGGATGGATGATGCGGAAGATGCCGATGTCGTGCGCCGCGATCGCGCTCGCAATCGAATCGACCAGGAAGGGCATGTCGTCGTTGATGACGGCGAGCCGCATGCTGCGGCGCTCTTCGTCGAGATAGGTCTCGAGCCGAATCTGCGGACCGCCCGGCGGGCGCACCGCCGCGGCTTGGGCGACGAAGTCGGCAGCGTCGGCACGCTCGCCCTCGTCGAATCCTTCCAGCTCTCCCGGCAGCGCTCCTTCGAGCAGCCGCGCCTCGAACGCCTGCGTTAGCGACGTCATCATGCTTTTCATGGTCGCCGCTATGCTCCGCCCCGCGCCCGACCTCAAGGCTTGGCGAGCGACAAAGTATCGATTGCGACTAGTTTAACGCTAACAGCTCAGGCAGCGGCCTTGCGAATAGCCCGTTCGGTCAACGCGGTGTCGTCCTCGAAGCTTGCGACGATATCGAGGCCCTGCTTGCCCGCACGCGCCAGCAGCACGACGAACTCGTCCTGCCCTGCCGTGATATCGACATGGCCGAGCGACGCACGGCTGCGCAGTTCCTCGGCTGCCTGCGCGAACACGTCGCGCTTCCGCGCCGGGCGGCGATGCTCGCGCTCGGCCTTGACCACGCCCTTGATGCCGCCCTCGGCGACTTCGAGAAACGCGTCGAGACCGCCCTGCGGCACATATTGGCGCTTGGCATAGCTGAGCACCGCGGCGAATTCGGTAAGCCGGGTCTTGTCGTAGTCGGCGCCGAAGACGAGCTTCACGGCCGGCGTCATCGGCGCACGCGCCTGGACGGTAAGCCCCGAATCGGCGAGCAGCTCGCGATAGTCCTCGGATGCCTCTTCGGCGGCGCGGGCGAAATCATAGGCGCGGCTGAGCGCGCGATACAGCGCCGAGCGGCTGCGCGTGTCCGAAGCGCGCGCGGCTGCAGCCGATTCGCGCGCCATCAGCAACTGGTCGGCAAGGGCCGATCCATAGCTCGGCGATTCGGCGGGCTCGGCCGGCGAATCGAAGCCTGCGCTGGGGCCGTCGGCCCAGACCGCTGCGGCAACCGGATTCTGCGGCGCGGCGCGGCGCGATTCCTCGATCTCGGCGTTGAGCCTGGCCTGCGTCTCGGCGTCGACCAGCTCCTTCCAGTTGATCACGCCATAGATGAAGTCGATCGTCTCGCCGTCCGACGAATAGGGCATCAGGATGCCGCGATAGAGCGTATTGTGCCCGCGCTGGCCGACGAACTCGGCTTCGAAGCCGATCGGCGCGCGATTCGCGATGATCTGGAGATAATGGTCGGTCAGCCGCGAAAGCAGCGAACGGCTCGGCACTTCGCCGATCGTCTGGATCGCGGGCGTGAAGCCGCATTCCTCGCGCAGCATCCCGCCGAGATAGCGAATCGCCGGATCCTCGATCCCGCGGGTGAAGTCGAGCAGCACGCTGTGCGGGCCGAAATCGGCGATATTCTCCGGATCGAGGTCCTCGATCGACGGATAGGGACGGCCCTGAAGCAGCGAGACCCAATAATTATAGGCACGCACATGCATGCGGCGCTCGTCGGCGCCGATCTCCATCGGACGATCCGCAACTGCGTCGTCGTTCGAGACCTCGGGGGCCGATTCGAAGGGCTCATTGATGCCGCGAGCCATATCCATGCGCGTGCTCCGTTGCGGGCAAATGGCCCGTCCTTGAGACGCAGCTTGTGCACCGCCCGTGGTAAACGACGCGTAAAGCCCGACGGGTACGTATTGATGCGGGGGTGCGGCCCGCAGCACGGCAAGCAAATCGCAACGCTTGTCAGCTAGGGATCATGCTGGTAAGCGCCCGCTCTCTTTCGAGGCGATGCGCTTCGAACGGGCCGCTTTAGCTCAGCTGGTAGAGCATCGCATTCGTAATGCGGGGGTCACAGGTTCGAGTCCTGTAAGCGGCACCATTTCCCGATTTTCGGGCACCCTAAAATCCTCGTAAACCCGCAGAAATGCTGGTAAAATTGGCCATCGGCTGTCCGCTTGCGTTCGCCTCAATCCGCCCTTTTCCGGCTGATTTGGGGGCCTCGCTGGGGGCCCCGAGCAACAGGTCAGAATCGAGGCCCCCAAATGGCGATAAAAGCGTTAGAGATCAGTAGGTTACAGCCGCGCGCGACTGCGTACAAAGTGGCGGATGAGCACGGTTTGTACCTTCAGGTGCAGCCCTCGGGCACGCGACTGTGGCGATTGAAGTTCCGATTTCGCGGTGTCGAGAAAAAACTCGCGCTCGGGAAATACCCCGAAGTCTCGCTCAAGGATGCGCGCGCAAAGCGGGACGAGGCCCGACGCCTGCTTGCGAACGGAGTCGATCCGGCCGCGGCGAAGCGTCAAGCAGCCATCGAAGCTACGATCAGTGCAGCGACCACTTTCAAGCTCGTTGCGGACGAGTTCATCGACAAGATGGAGCGTGAAGGGAAAAAGGCCGTCACCATCAAGAAGGCTCGTTGGTTTCGAGACCTCGTCGATCACGACATCGGTCACCGTGCGGTTTCTGAGATCACTCCGCACGAGCTTCTGAATGCACTTCGCAAGGTGGAGAGGAAGGGGCATCACGAGACGGCCCAGAGGTTACGCGCCTTTGCCGGTCGCGTCTTTCGCTATGCGATCGTCACCATGAGGGCGAAGGACAACCCTGCCGACCTCCTTCGCGGTGCGCTCACAGCACCGCAGGTGACGCACCATGCGGCCATCCTCGACCCCAAGCTGGTCGGCGAATTGCTCCGCTCGATCGAGGGCTACTCGGGGAAGCCGGAGACGCTGATCGCGTTGAAGATCGCGCCCTATGTTTTTGTCCGCCCCGGCGAGTTGCGTCAGGCCGAATGGCAAGAGTTTGATCTAGAAGGCGCGGTTTGGCGAATTCCGGCAGCAAAGATGAAGATGGCCCAACCGCACGCGGTGCCGCTTTCGACGCAGGTGATCGAACTGTTGCGGGAACTTCGCGGCCTATCCAATGCCGGCCCGTACCTGTTTCCGGCATTCCATACGACACGGCGCTGTATGTCGGAGAACACGCTCAACTCTGCATTACGCCGGCTTGGCTATGGCGGCGACGAGATGACCTCCCACGGTTTCCGGGCCGTAGCGAGCACGCTGCTAAATGAGTCAGGCCTCTGGCACCCCGATGCGATTGAGCGCTCACTCGCCCACAAGGACCCTGATCAGGTTCGTGCAGCGTATCATCGCGGCGCCCATTGGGCTGAACGGGTGCGGATGATGCAATGGTGGTCCGACTACCTGGACCAACTTCGCGATGGAGCGCAGATTCTCACGCCGGCATTCCGTCGAGCCTGATCCAGCTCTAAGGTTTATCCGAAGAGCAGAAGCGGCCGTCCTTGTGACAATCACGACATGCGCGGATGGCCAAATACGGGAGCCCGGCCCTCAGGGATTGGCCAAGCAATTTTCAGTTAGCACCGCATAAGTGTCAGAAGAGCACCTGCGGATTAACAGCAAGAAATTGATAAGAAAAATCAATAACTAGCTGACGATATACATGTACCCACAAAAATGTCTTCGGTAATGTAGATCGAGTCCCAATTCGCTTTCGTATGATCTTCATCCGACGGGACGACTGTAGATATTTCAAAGCTTAAAGTCCATAGGAATCCGCTGAAATCCATCGGAGTTTACTTGGAAACATCGAAGCGTCGTGGCTTGGCGCAGCCGGCACGGAGTTGTACGAAAGCGCATGTGCCCCCTCACAGGGAGCGAGCCACTTCGCGTTCAATGCACCGGCCTCTTGGCGCGCCGCGCGAGGCGGCTGCATTTTGGCAATCGCGGGGCTGCCCAAGCCGAGCGTACACCTTGCCAGGATTGCTGCGGCCAGCATTTCGGACGCTTCTCGCCGCAGGACAGGGCAGCGATTGCTGCACGCGTACGGATGCGGGCCGGGAAGGCTGCTGAAGTGCGGCTTGTGACGATAGAGCGCAGCGAGCGGTCTATGATCATTTTGACCTGAAGGATCCATACAGTGGAACCAAACGACTATTTTATCAGGATCAAAGAGGTGCGAGAGCGCACCGGTCTTTCGCGTTCGACAATATATCGCAGGATACAAGACGGTACTTTTCCGCCGCACTATACTCTTGGCGGGCGAACAACGGCCTGGCGGAATGGGGAAGTCCAGGCATGGATAGACGCAAGAATTGCGGCCCAGTCAGAAATCCGGCCATGGTTGCCGCCTCCCGCCCCACCGCAGAAGATCGGCGAGAATAGGCGGCCGCCCTTGGTACCGAACGAGAAAGGCGCCGAGGCGGCTGCCAAAATTGCCGGCGTGGTCGGCTTAACGCTACCGGAGGGCGAGGTGCCGCCCGACCGGGATATAGCGCTGCGTTTTCCCGACTGGCCGGAGATGATGCGACAGCGAACCGCCGCGGCTTATCTCGATCTGTCCGAGTCAGCGTTCATACGCGAGGTTTACCGGGGAACGTTGCCAAATCCGATCCTGTTGGGCGGACGACAGTCTTGGAATAGACAAGAGATCGATGCGGCCATCGCGAGAATGCTGAGCGCTGCGCAGCGACGGAGGTAGGTTATCGAATGTAGGCGGAGTAGAGCTCGCTTGTGCCGACCCCCTTCTAGAACCGCTCATCGCCGTAAGCCCCAAAAGGCCGTTTCGAACTCGACACCCATTGTCACGCGAGAACGGGAATGGTGGCAACTGGGCCGGTTGCGGACTGACGGCTTCGCAGGCTCGAAGTAGGCAAAGCTGACATCGAATTGCAGTATCCAAAACTGCGATCTCAGCATAGCTCAAGTAGAAGCGCAGACGGCCAGCTGCTAGATGCGAGGCAGCCGACACCGCGGAGACCCACTTGTTCGCTTATGTAGACGAGACCGGAAACACCGGCGCGCGCCTCCTCGACGACGACCAGCCGCTCTTCATCACCGCCGCGCTGATGACGCGCAGCGACTTCGACACTCGGTTTGGCGCGCAGGTGCGCGAGCTCGCCCTGCGTTTTGACGACGACGAGTTGCACGCAAGCAAGCTGGGCGTCGGCAGGCTGGAGGAGATAGCGCCGGACCTTCTTTCGATCTTGCGACGCTCCGGGCCGTCCTTCTTCGCCAGCATCGTGGAGAAACGCTATGTTCTTGGCACGAAGGCTTTCCACACCCTTCTCGATCCAGCGGAGAACCGGGCCGTCCCGACCCAGGTGTTCCTCATGCGGCCCGTGCGCATGACGATGGCCTTCAAGTTCGCCTGGCTCCTCGACTCGGAAATAGCGCAGTTGTTCTGGGACGCCCTCATGGAGGTGAATGCTTCCCGGGCCCGCGAGAAACTGATCCAGTTCTGTGGCCGCGTCCTTGAGCGCGTCGAACGACTGCCCGATGCGAGATCGAGGGAGGTCATCGGCGAGGGTCTAACCTGGGCGATGGCGAACCCGGAGGCGATAGACATATTCTCGGAGGACAAGGTCGCCCGTCAGGGCCACCTCCCGAACACTGTTGGGTTCGGCAACCTCCTTGCCGGGGTGGAGACGCAGTCCACCGAGTGGAGCCGTCCAGTCGAGGTTATCCGTCACGATCGTCAATCGGAATTCGCCGCCTCGCTCGCGTTCTGGCACGACTTCTACGCGAACGCTGGCGCGGCTTTCATCGACATGCCGCTCGGCGAGAGAGCGATGCTTCGCCGCGTGTTCGGCAGTCGCCTCGAGATCACGAGCGCGCGAGACAGCGCTGGCATCCAAGTTACCGACGTGATTCTATGGCTGATCGCCCGCAGTCTACGAGGGCAAGACCTGCCTGCCGGCTGCCAGTCGATCCTGGACTATTCGCGCCGTCGAGGCAGGCAGAACGTCTTCACCGCCGAAGCAATCCACGCGGATGTGGCTGCCGAGGTTGAGCGGATGGAGGCGGACGAGCCGGATTCGGAGACGATGGCCCGCGCCTCGCAGCTGTATCAGATCGGGGAAGAGAACCGGAGAAGGGCGGTCGCGGATTACGCGGCGGCAAAGGGGGCCAGCGTCTAATCGCCGACAAGTCCAACAAGCGCCGACTGCTCGGTGGGCACTGCGGCATCGGGAAGGGAGCGGCAGGACGCAAGTCTGCGGCGCATCCGGCCCCGTCGCTATTTGCCCCGATAGTATCGGATCAGCGGCTGATGCTCGCTGCTGTCGGGCTGCATGTGTCGACTCGTCGCGCGCACGGAAAGGCCGGGCGGCGGAGCGAAAAACTCCTTGTCGATCAGCATTATCTGGGTGGACGAAAGTTCGCTTGCCTTGAGCTCGTAGATCATTCTGTAGAAGCCTTCGAACTGATCGCGATTTTCCCGCTCGCTGATATTCTTCATCGGGGAGTCGATGATCAACAGCTCGGGAAGCGGGGCATTCAGCTCGGTGGCGATACGGTGGATCGCGATCGCGAAGCAGCATTTGAACAGTGTTTTCTTACCGCCACTGCTGAGCGACGTGAACGTGGAAGCGGTGAGGTCGGCCGGGTCGGCCCCGTAAATTTCCGGGTAGAAAGAGGGCGGCTCCAGCTCCAGTCGGTCGTCACATGTGATGCCTGGAACACCGGCACGAACTAGGCAGTCGAGGAAATAGCTGGCGAAGCGATTGAGGCTGGTTCGGTCCGCCTCGGCCTTGGCGCGAACCTCCTTCAACGCCTCGCGCGTCGCCTCTTCGCGCGCGACGATCTCCGCCAATGCCTCGCGCTGCTGTTGCAGCAGCTGCGGCAACCGGAGCAGCCATTTTATGCTGTGCAGTTCCGCCTCGAGTGATGCGCGTTCGCGTTCCTTCAGCAGCGCCATGGAGAGAAACGCGGAGTCCTGTTCGGCCAGAGCACGGTTGAGCTCGGCTTCCATCCGGTCCTTGTTCTGAAGGATGCGGCCTTTCTCGGCGCTCATCCGCGCGAGGTTAGCGTCGATGGCCGTCATAGCACCGTCGAGTTCGGAGCGCCGGCTGGCAATATCGACCTCGAGCGCCGCGACTTCGGCTGGGTCCGCAAGATCCATAAGATCTTCCTGACCGCAGACCTCGCAACAGTCTGGCGCGTGAGGGGGCAATTGCTGCGCACATCGCGGGCAGTCGAGAAATTTCAGGTCGCCGAGGATTTCGCGGGCTTCTGCCGATCGCCGGAACTTTAGGCCGAGCATCTCGATCTCGTTGCGATGACGCAGGTGGCGCTCGCGCGTCGTCCGCAATTCGTCGGCATCGGCATCGATTTTCGCAATGGCATTCCCGAAATTTCGGGACTGAGCCTTCAACTGATCGATCGCGTGGAGCGTTTTCGCGTCGCGCGGCGCGTTACGATATGCGCGTATATTTTGGTCGGCAGTGGCGATCGCGGTCGTCAATGCCGCCTCTCGTTGCCCAATCTCTTCCTCCGACCCGATGCCGACTTCCACGAGCGCCTTGGTGAGGCTGTCGATCGAAGACACGCGCGCCGTGCGGTTGGCCCGCAGTTGGTCGAGTTCTGCTTCGAGATCGGCGACGCGCTCGTCATGATAGCCGATGACGTAGCGGATCACGTCGCGGCTCTTGAGGCGCAGGTAGAATTCGGCGCTTTCTTCAAGATGGAAGA
This genomic stretch from Sphingomonas sp. LM7 harbors:
- a CDS encoding NAD-glutamate dehydrogenase domain-containing protein, producing MKSMMTSLTQAFEARLLEGALPGELEGFDEGERADAADFVAQAAAVRPPGGPQIRLETYLDEERRSMRLAVINDDMPFLVDSIASAIAAHDIGIFRIIHPVIAVERDGEGKLVSIGPDAAAARRESMIYIEMERSDARTRRALVSEIENTLAQVRSAVEDWRALQAAIVADAADLSSDEGKALLRWFHDGAMTLLGHEKWRADGSVSDQLGLARYTLETPILAEASRQAAVEHFRKGGETPLLLKSNSISTVHRRVPLDIVVVPILTGAEVTGLSIHSGLWTSAALFADPQDVPVLRARLAGLEKKFGFDPKGHTGKAMAHALTALPHDLTTAFDAASLETLVLTTMSVADRPRSKLVLVRSLLGRHLFAFAWLPRDEISTGRREAIGEMLSEAAHAKLINWSIALEDGVVALLRYTLDLRGGGVMPDAAELDARLERMLRGWVPAVEAALVEQAGSASTRLALRYASAFPAVYRTTTSPEEAARDVLRIATLEAPGARSVRITPHPSKKGAYRIKLYAQGGALALSDAVPVFENFGFRVLEEVPTQLANGSFVHDFEVALTGDSRALAAEPQLVEDAIAAVLEGRAENDLFNRLIVEGGMRASAVVLFRAWFRYLRQTGLSYGMATVVDALRRAPAVAAALIERFEAAHDPARAGKDDNAVKAAAKAIDVGLDRVSAIDDDRILRTLRGVVLATLRTNAFAPASAEALAFKLDSAKVPGLPAPLPWREIWVYSPRVEGIHLRAGPVARGGLRWSDRRDDFRTEILGLMKAQRVKNAVIVPTGAKGGFYPKLLPSPAQDRDAWLAEGTESYRIFIRSLLSITDNIVAGMVVHPEGVAILDGEDPYFVVAADKGTATFSDVANAIAVERNFWLGDAFASGGSHGYDHKAMGITAKGAWVSVRRHFLEMGVDVQSEPVRVAGCGDMSGDVFGNGMLLSKSIKLVAAFDHRHIFLDPDPDPAKSWDERSRMFALPRSSWADYNPELISKGGGVFARTEKSIPLSPEVQAMLGLDVAEIDPTSLLSAILKAQVDLLWFGGIGTYVKAASESHVDVGDPANDRIRVNAEQLRAKALGEGANLGVTQAARIAFASLGGRINTDFIDNSAGVDCSDNEVNIKIALNREVIEGRLEFEDRNSLLVEMTDDVAHLVLEDNRLQTLALSFMENDGAVSLPSYVRVIEILEGAGRLDRAVEGLSSNEDLLRRAQEGRGLTRPELAVLLASTKLALQDAIEQGNLGQDAELEDDLLAAFPHAMQERFATAIEEHRLRNEIVATKLANRLVNRLGVLHPFELAEEEGASMRDIAAMFVVAERLFCLPETWAAVETAAISEGARLALLDEMAVAVRGQVADLLRVCRPGAGPAEVIALLRPGIDALDRETKALLLDEVKSQSGRIAGKLEAAGAPAELVQKVVRLFEMDGAVGLAELSVRKKIDETVLTRAFTHLGQALGLDWAQSTAARITTGDPWERLLIAGLARDFQQLRLEFLGRAEGDPQAAVDTWLETNRARVEQFANLVRRARQAASPNAAMLAQIAGQARVLLGRD
- a CDS encoding integrase arm-type DNA-binding domain-containing protein; the protein is MAIKALEISRLQPRATAYKVADEHGLYLQVQPSGTRLWRLKFRFRGVEKKLALGKYPEVSLKDARAKRDEARRLLANGVDPAAAKRQAAIEATISAATTFKLVADEFIDKMEREGKKAVTIKKARWFRDLVDHDIGHRAVSEITPHELLNALRKVERKGHHETAQRLRAFAGRVFRYAIVTMRAKDNPADLLRGALTAPQVTHHAAILDPKLVGELLRSIEGYSGKPETLIALKIAPYVFVRPGELRQAEWQEFDLEGAVWRIPAAKMKMAQPHAVPLSTQVIELLRELRGLSNAGPYLFPAFHTTRRCMSENTLNSALRRLGYGGDEMTSHGFRAVASTLLNESGLWHPDAIERSLAHKDPDQVRAAYHRGAHWAERVRMMQWWSDYLDQLRDGAQILTPAFRRA
- a CDS encoding AlpA family transcriptional regulator, yielding MVPNEKGAEAAAKIAGVVGLTLPEGEVPPDRDIALRFPDWPEMMRQRTAAAYLDLSESAFIREVYRGTLPNPILLGGRQSWNRQEIDAAIARMLSAAQRRR
- a CDS encoding DUF3800 domain-containing protein translates to MFAYVDETGNTGARLLDDDQPLFITAALMTRSDFDTRFGAQVRELALRFDDDELHASKLGVGRLEEIAPDLLSILRRSGPSFFASIVEKRYVLGTKAFHTLLDPAENRAVPTQVFLMRPVRMTMAFKFAWLLDSEIAQLFWDALMEVNASRAREKLIQFCGRVLERVERLPDARSREVIGEGLTWAMANPEAIDIFSEDKVARQGHLPNTVGFGNLLAGVETQSTEWSRPVEVIRHDRQSEFAASLAFWHDFYANAGAAFIDMPLGERAMLRRVFGSRLEITSARDSAGIQVTDVILWLIARSLRGQDLPAGCQSILDYSRRRGRQNVFTAEAIHADVAAEVERMEADEPDSETMARASQLYQIGEENRRRAVADYAAAKGASV